The following proteins are co-located in the Legionella busanensis genome:
- the uvrD gene encoding DNA helicase II — MAALLDGLNQQQRQAVTAPLGNILVLAGAGSGKTRVLISRIAWLIEHYLMSPHAILAVTFTNKAAGEMKARLNHLLNVPVMGLWVGTFHSLCHRLLRRHYQAANLPEHFHILDSEDQIRIIKRVIAALRLDPDQWPFKQAQAFINSKKDEGLRPHHIQPLSYGPTRTLIQIYKHYEEACAQAGVIDFAELLLRTHELLRNNPDILSHYQHRFQAILVDEFQDTNAIQYAWIRLLAGEHASVMAVGDDDQSIYSWRGAKVENIQQFSQDFKQTEVIRLEQNYRSTSTILNAANALIENNNARMGKELWTQGTAGEKIVVYSAFNELDEARFVSERINMAIQNGVNPNEIAVLYRSNAQSRVIEEALLRAGIAYRIHGGVRFFERAEIKDTLAYLRLLVNFHDDPAFERVINFPARGIGEKTLDEIRERAKSQQSSLWQATNKMLQEKMLPSRAALALMKFVTLIVNLREKTKTHELDEQISTVIQESGLYDHFAKVKNDKAESRLDNLQELINAAKQFRYEQDMNEPMSLLTAFLSHASLEAGEMQAAAHEQYVHLMTLHAAKGLEFPLVFLVGLEEGLFPSKQSVEEPGRLEEERRLCYVGMTRAMKRLIITYAEIRRQYGREEYHKPSRFLREIPVELLEEIRVGARFQTPVIKTSDQRPSLMTAKEAGVKIGQNVSHAKFGQGKVLSVEGSGAHTRVQVRFKLHGIKWLVLAYANLTFLEGCS; from the coding sequence ATGGCAGCTTTACTTGATGGATTAAATCAACAACAACGTCAGGCAGTAACTGCACCCTTAGGAAATATTTTGGTTTTAGCTGGTGCAGGTAGTGGTAAAACACGTGTTCTAATCAGTCGTATTGCTTGGCTAATAGAACATTATTTGATGTCTCCTCATGCTATTTTAGCTGTAACTTTTACCAATAAAGCTGCAGGTGAAATGAAAGCTCGCCTTAATCATTTATTAAATGTTCCTGTAATGGGCTTATGGGTAGGAACATTTCATAGTCTTTGTCACCGCTTATTACGACGTCATTACCAAGCGGCTAATTTACCTGAGCATTTCCATATCTTAGATAGTGAAGACCAAATAAGAATAATCAAACGAGTTATCGCTGCGTTAAGATTAGATCCTGATCAGTGGCCATTTAAGCAGGCCCAAGCTTTTATAAACAGTAAAAAAGATGAAGGCTTACGTCCACATCATATCCAGCCTTTATCTTATGGTCCAACACGTACACTTATTCAAATTTATAAACACTATGAAGAGGCTTGTGCTCAGGCAGGGGTAATTGACTTCGCAGAATTATTATTACGTACGCATGAATTATTACGCAATAATCCAGATATTTTGTCTCATTACCAACACCGTTTTCAAGCAATTTTGGTAGATGAATTTCAAGATACGAATGCTATTCAGTATGCTTGGATTCGTCTTCTTGCTGGCGAGCATGCATCAGTAATGGCAGTAGGTGATGATGATCAATCAATTTATAGCTGGCGTGGTGCTAAAGTAGAAAATATTCAGCAGTTTTCTCAAGATTTTAAACAAACAGAAGTCATTCGATTAGAACAAAATTATCGTTCAACTTCTACTATTCTTAATGCTGCTAATGCACTAATTGAAAATAATAATGCGCGTATGGGTAAGGAATTATGGACGCAAGGGACAGCAGGTGAAAAAATTGTTGTCTATAGTGCTTTTAACGAATTAGATGAGGCACGTTTTGTTAGTGAACGTATTAATATGGCTATTCAAAATGGCGTCAATCCTAATGAAATTGCTGTATTATATCGCTCTAATGCCCAATCGCGTGTAATAGAAGAGGCGTTATTGCGGGCTGGAATTGCTTATCGAATACATGGCGGGGTTCGCTTCTTTGAACGTGCAGAAATTAAAGATACATTGGCTTATTTAAGATTGCTTGTTAATTTTCATGATGATCCTGCTTTTGAACGTGTTATTAATTTTCCAGCACGGGGCATTGGTGAAAAGACCCTTGATGAAATACGTGAACGAGCAAAATCGCAGCAATCATCATTATGGCAAGCAACCAATAAGATGTTACAAGAAAAAATGTTGCCCTCGCGCGCAGCACTTGCCTTAATGAAATTCGTTACGTTGATTGTTAACTTACGTGAAAAAACAAAAACGCATGAATTAGATGAGCAAATTAGTACTGTTATTCAAGAAAGTGGCTTATATGATCACTTTGCTAAAGTGAAAAATGATAAGGCGGAGTCTCGCTTAGATAACTTACAAGAATTAATTAATGCTGCTAAGCAATTTCGTTATGAACAAGACATGAATGAGCCTATGTCACTATTGACTGCATTTTTATCGCATGCATCTTTAGAAGCAGGAGAGATGCAAGCAGCGGCACATGAACAATATGTGCATTTAATGACTTTACATGCTGCCAAAGGTTTAGAATTTCCATTAGTATTTTTAGTTGGTTTAGAAGAAGGGTTATTTCCCAGCAAGCAATCTGTTGAGGAGCCCGGCCGTTTAGAAGAAGAGCGACGTTTATGCTATGTGGGTATGACGCGTGCAATGAAAAGGCTTATCATAACTTATGCAGAGATTCGCAGACAATATGGTCGGGAAGAGTATCATAAGCCTTCCCGCTTCTTAAGAGAAATTCCAGTAGAGCTGTTAGAAGAAATACGGGTTGGAGCTCGCTTTCAAACGCCTGTTATTAAAACATCTGATCAGAGGCCCAGTTTAATGACGGCTAAAGAAGCAGGCGTAAAAATAGGCCAGAATGTATCACATGCAAAATTTGGTCAAGGTAAAGTTTTATCAGTGGAAGGGAGTGGGGCTCATACTCGTGTACAGGTTAGATTTAAACTTCATGGTATAAAATGGTTGGTTCTAGCATATGCTAATTTAACCTTTTTAGAGGGTTGTTCTTAA
- the pip gene encoding prolyl aminopeptidase: MQNLYPVIKPYACHELPVGAPHILYVEEVGNPNGIPVIILHPGPGAGGDSTLRRFFDPELYRIIIFDQRGCGRSVPHATIENNTTEQLISDIETIRNFLQLDRIILFGIGWGSLLALLYTQQYASQVSSLILQCVFLGSQQEISWFYSNGANNVYPDYWKGFCELASSNKGEKIIQYYANCLQGDNEVARMAAAKSWALWQARCSCLQVHPSLIEEQTEPHFALALATLQTYYLNNDYFLNNNQILNHIDKIKYIAAYLIHGRYDMVCPLTNACVLHQAMPLSELSIVREAGHSYHEMGIIDAIITATKHIAYKNKDLC; encoded by the coding sequence ATGCAAAATCTTTATCCTGTTATTAAGCCCTATGCTTGCCACGAATTACCCGTGGGTGCGCCACATATACTCTATGTTGAGGAAGTAGGTAATCCCAATGGAATTCCGGTAATAATCTTGCATCCCGGCCCGGGAGCAGGAGGTGATTCTACTCTACGTCGCTTTTTTGACCCCGAACTTTATCGAATTATAATTTTTGATCAGCGAGGCTGCGGCCGGTCTGTGCCTCATGCTACTATTGAAAATAATACTACTGAGCAATTAATTTCAGATATTGAAACGATACGTAATTTTTTGCAATTAGATCGCATTATACTTTTTGGTATTGGCTGGGGCAGCTTACTTGCCCTTTTATATACTCAGCAATATGCCTCTCAAGTTAGTAGTTTAATATTACAATGTGTTTTTTTAGGAAGTCAGCAAGAAATTAGCTGGTTTTATAGCAATGGCGCTAATAATGTTTATCCTGATTATTGGAAAGGCTTTTGTGAGTTAGCCTCATCCAATAAGGGCGAAAAAATTATTCAATATTATGCTAATTGCCTACAAGGAGATAATGAGGTAGCACGCATGGCTGCCGCTAAAAGTTGGGCTCTCTGGCAGGCTCGTTGCAGTTGTTTACAGGTCCACCCCAGTCTTATTGAAGAACAAACAGAACCTCACTTTGCACTTGCGTTAGCAACCCTACAAACTTATTACTTAAATAATGATTATTTTCTTAACAACAATCAAATTTTAAACCATATTGATAAAATAAAGTATATTGCAGCTTACCTAATTCATGGACGTTATGATATGGTATGCCCTTTAACTAACGCTTGCGTGTTACATCAAGCTATGCCTTTATCTGAATTAAGTATCGTTAGGGAAGCAGGCCACTCTTATCATGAAATGGGTATCATTGATGCTATTATTACAGCCACCAAGCACATTGCTTATAAGAATAAAGACTTATGTTAA
- a CDS encoding DsbA family protein has protein sequence MKLKTLVTASALMATIVSPTLMAADSSNTNSTTSSFTDAQKQDIQKVVHDYLVKNPEVLIEASQALQQKQQQSMQQEAQQAISANTQQLFNDPLTVVGNPKGDVTLVEFFDYQCIHCKKMSPVIADLIKKNSNLRVIYKEFPIFGKSSDNASRAALAAAMQGKYLQMHEALFKQDQRLNDQLIENAAKSIGLDMNKFKTDMNSKTVTDALDANRQLAEKLRLMGTPAFVIASTPAGQFKQGTQPTFIPGAASPETLQDLISKAASGNNGSQQ, from the coding sequence GTGAAATTAAAAACATTAGTAACAGCAAGTGCGCTGATGGCAACAATTGTTTCACCAACATTGATGGCTGCTGATAGTAGTAATACTAATTCAACAACCAGTAGCTTCACGGACGCACAAAAGCAAGATATTCAAAAAGTTGTACATGATTATCTAGTTAAAAATCCAGAAGTCCTTATTGAAGCTTCGCAAGCTCTACAGCAAAAGCAGCAACAATCCATGCAGCAAGAAGCTCAGCAAGCGATTTCAGCAAATACGCAGCAGTTATTCAATGATCCATTAACTGTAGTAGGTAATCCTAAAGGGGACGTAACGCTCGTTGAGTTTTTTGACTATCAATGTATTCATTGCAAAAAAATGTCGCCTGTTATCGCTGATTTAATTAAAAAGAATAGTAATCTACGTGTTATTTATAAAGAGTTTCCTATATTTGGTAAAAGTTCAGATAATGCCTCTCGTGCTGCATTAGCTGCTGCAATGCAGGGTAAATACTTGCAAATGCATGAAGCCTTATTCAAACAAGATCAGCGGTTAAATGATCAACTCATTGAAAATGCTGCTAAGTCAATTGGCTTGGATATGAATAAATTTAAAACTGATATGAATAGCAAAACTGTAACTGATGCACTTGATGCTAATCGTCAGCTTGCGGAAAAATTACGGTTAATGGGTACACCTGCTTTTGTAATTGCCTCCACACCGGCAGGACAATTTAAGCAAGGCACACAGCCAACCTTTATTCCAGGCGCAGCAAGTCCTGAAACATTACAAGATTTAATTAGTAAAGCTGCTAGTGGTAATAACGGTTCTCAACAGTAA
- the dtd gene encoding D-aminoacyl-tRNA deacylase has product MLIVIQRVKHAQVDVNQTTIAKINHGLLILCGFAPLDSEKTLHAMLTKCLKYRIFDDSEGKMNLNISQVQGGLLLVPQFTLLAETSSGLRPSFSKAASPLQGKQLFERLTVLATEMYNPVAFGEFGADMQVHLCNDGPVTFVMEF; this is encoded by the coding sequence ATGTTAATTGTTATCCAACGTGTTAAACATGCCCAAGTTGATGTTAATCAAACAACTATTGCTAAAATAAACCATGGTTTATTAATTTTGTGTGGCTTTGCCCCTTTAGATTCAGAAAAAACACTTCATGCAATGCTAACTAAATGCTTAAAGTATCGTATATTTGATGACTCTGAAGGGAAAATGAATTTAAATATCTCCCAAGTGCAAGGCGGTTTATTACTTGTACCACAGTTTACTTTGCTCGCGGAAACTAGTTCAGGCTTGCGTCCAAGTTTCTCTAAAGCAGCTTCACCATTACAAGGCAAGCAACTATTTGAGCGATTAACTGTATTAGCAACAGAAATGTATAATCCAGTCGCTTTTGGTGAATTTGGTGCCGATATGCAAGTTCATTTATGTAATGATGGCCCTGTTACATTCGTTATGGAATTTTGA
- the glyS gene encoding glycine--tRNA ligase subunit beta, translated as MVNDFLFELGCEELPSGAVSALSEALISNITAALNKLQLGFNTITAFAAPRRLAILITDLINEQPTQRIIKRGPAKVAAYNAQNEPTPALLGFAKSCGVNVEALSISKTDKGEWVIYESDVAGAKVSTLLPNLIKEALTKLPIVKPMRWGEGDEEFARPVHWAVMLLGKDILPCQILGVQTGRHTYGHRFHAPQAIPIDNPRHYESLLQDAYVMADFAKRRESILKQIEEKAAEYQAEAVITEDLINEVTSIVEWPEVLVAHFDKEFLTVPAETLIAAMQTHQKCFALKDKKGQLLSSFLTVANIRSTDPTQVIAGNEKVMRARLSDAAFFFEQDKKQPLSHHLAATAKVIFQAKLGTLLDKSTRIQIMMNDLAQQLNLNKQNALRAAELSKCDLLTGMVGEFPELQGLMGYYYALNDGEDKEVALALYEQYLPRFANDTLPESRLGLSLSLADRLDTLVGIFAIGQRPTGVKDPFKLRRHALAVVRLLIASSNSLSLAELIDKAIVNYGKQFDKVHDFLAELKPFILERQQSYYLSQGIASDFVQAVRAKQDDYLDDFDKRIKALAFFARLPEASSLSAACKRVNNLLQQEEAVNYELCLVDESLLQEEAEKALFLKLKDVKQEIDPLYKKREYIAILTLLASLRPVVDTFFENVMVMVDNMNTRKNRLALLANLQAMLQGVADISQLQFI; from the coding sequence ATGGTCAATGATTTTCTATTTGAATTAGGTTGTGAAGAGCTTCCCTCTGGTGCTGTTTCAGCACTTAGCGAAGCCTTAATTAGCAATATAACAGCAGCTTTAAATAAACTTCAGCTTGGTTTTAATACAATCACGGCTTTCGCAGCACCGCGTCGTTTAGCTATTCTGATTACAGACTTAATTAATGAGCAGCCAACACAACGGATCATAAAAAGAGGGCCAGCTAAAGTCGCAGCATATAATGCTCAAAATGAGCCAACTCCCGCCCTTTTAGGGTTTGCCAAATCTTGTGGGGTTAATGTTGAAGCATTAAGTATAAGTAAGACAGATAAAGGGGAGTGGGTTATTTATGAATCGGATGTTGCAGGTGCTAAAGTCAGTACATTATTGCCTAACCTTATTAAAGAAGCATTAACTAAACTTCCTATTGTAAAACCTATGCGCTGGGGTGAGGGTGATGAAGAGTTTGCTCGCCCTGTGCATTGGGCGGTTATGCTATTAGGTAAAGATATCTTGCCTTGTCAAATTTTAGGTGTGCAAACTGGACGTCATACCTATGGACATCGTTTTCATGCCCCACAAGCAATTCCTATAGATAATCCGCGCCATTACGAATCGCTCTTACAAGATGCTTATGTCATGGCTGATTTTGCTAAACGGCGAGAAAGTATTCTCAAACAAATTGAAGAGAAAGCTGCTGAATATCAAGCGGAAGCGGTAATTACTGAGGATTTAATTAATGAGGTGACATCTATTGTTGAATGGCCAGAGGTTTTAGTTGCTCATTTTGATAAAGAATTTTTAACTGTTCCTGCTGAAACATTAATTGCTGCTATGCAAACTCATCAAAAATGTTTTGCGCTTAAGGATAAAAAAGGCCAACTGTTATCTAGTTTTTTAACTGTAGCCAATATTCGCAGTACTGATCCGACTCAAGTTATTGCAGGTAATGAAAAAGTCATGCGCGCACGCTTAAGTGATGCAGCATTCTTTTTTGAACAGGATAAAAAGCAGCCGTTAAGCCACCACCTTGCTGCAACTGCTAAAGTGATATTTCAAGCAAAGTTAGGGACTTTACTGGATAAATCAACTCGGATTCAAATCATGATGAATGACTTAGCGCAGCAGTTAAATTTAAATAAGCAAAATGCATTACGTGCTGCTGAATTAAGTAAATGTGATCTTTTAACAGGTATGGTTGGTGAGTTTCCTGAATTGCAAGGCTTAATGGGTTATTATTATGCACTAAATGATGGTGAAGATAAGGAGGTTGCTTTAGCCTTGTATGAGCAATATTTACCCCGTTTTGCCAATGATACCTTACCCGAATCTAGATTAGGACTTAGTTTATCTCTTGCTGATCGACTAGATACTTTAGTAGGTATTTTCGCTATTGGCCAGCGTCCAACAGGAGTAAAAGATCCTTTTAAATTACGCCGTCATGCCCTAGCAGTAGTAAGATTATTAATTGCCAGCTCTAATTCATTAAGCCTAGCAGAGCTAATTGATAAGGCAATTGTTAATTATGGTAAGCAATTTGATAAAGTTCATGATTTTCTTGCTGAATTAAAACCTTTCATCCTTGAGCGTCAGCAATCTTATTATTTAAGCCAGGGCATTGCTAGCGATTTTGTACAAGCCGTTCGGGCTAAACAAGATGATTATTTAGATGATTTTGATAAACGGATTAAGGCACTGGCATTTTTTGCACGCCTACCAGAGGCTTCTAGCTTATCAGCAGCCTGTAAGCGGGTTAATAATTTGCTACAGCAAGAAGAAGCCGTTAATTATGAACTCTGCTTAGTTGATGAAAGCTTATTACAAGAAGAAGCAGAAAAAGCGCTTTTTTTAAAACTTAAGGATGTAAAACAAGAGATTGATCCGCTATACAAAAAAAGAGAATATATAGCTATTCTAACTTTATTGGCTTCATTGCGGCCTGTTGTTGATACTTTTTTTGAAAATGTAATGGTCATGGTCGATAATATGAATACGAGGAAGAATCGTTTAGCCTTGTTAGCAAATTTACAAGCTATGTTACAAGGAGTTGCTGATATATCGCAGTTACAATTTATCTAG
- the gshB gene encoding glutathione synthase: protein MKLAVLMDPLHLIKPYKDTTIAMLKSAQHLGWTCAYFTPIDISCRAGQAYAQMNTIFIIDENKTPWAETKAIGELPLSDFDIILMRKDPPFDLEYIYNTYALELAERAGVLVANKPQSLRDANEKFFTLNFQACCPPTLVSKNISNLRKFWQEHQNVIYKPLEGMGGQAIFHVDEKGDNLSVILEVLTRQQTLSIMAQQYISEIKTSGDKRIIVINGEPVPYALARIPVKGELRGNLAAGGQGKVVPISERDRFICQQLAPTLKKMGLYFVGIDVIGDYLTEINVTSPTCAKEIMAETGIDITGNYLKFLETQVLNANSK, encoded by the coding sequence ATGAAATTAGCAGTGTTAATGGATCCACTGCATTTAATTAAGCCTTATAAGGATACAACTATCGCTATGTTAAAGAGTGCCCAACACTTGGGTTGGACTTGCGCTTATTTTACTCCCATAGATATTAGTTGTCGTGCAGGACAAGCCTATGCACAGATGAATACTATTTTCATTATTGATGAGAATAAAACACCATGGGCTGAGACAAAAGCCATAGGTGAGCTTCCTTTAAGCGATTTTGATATTATTCTAATGCGTAAAGACCCCCCATTTGATTTAGAATATATTTATAATACTTACGCATTAGAACTGGCTGAACGTGCAGGCGTTTTGGTTGCGAATAAACCTCAAAGTTTGCGTGATGCCAATGAGAAATTTTTTACACTTAACTTTCAAGCATGTTGCCCACCTACATTAGTATCTAAAAATATAAGCAATCTACGTAAATTTTGGCAAGAGCATCAAAATGTTATTTATAAACCGCTAGAAGGAATGGGTGGGCAAGCTATTTTTCATGTTGATGAGAAGGGTGATAATTTATCTGTTATTTTAGAAGTATTAACTCGCCAGCAGACATTAAGTATTATGGCACAGCAGTATATCTCTGAGATAAAAACATCAGGTGATAAGAGAATTATTGTTATCAATGGTGAGCCAGTTCCTTATGCTTTAGCACGTATACCAGTTAAAGGTGAGCTACGTGGTAATTTGGCAGCTGGGGGACAGGGGAAGGTTGTGCCTATTAGTGAGCGTGATCGTTTCATATGCCAACAACTTGCACCAACATTAAAAAAAATGGGACTCTATTTTGTTGGTATTGACGTTATTGGTGATTATCTTACCGAAATTAATGTTACCAGCCCTACATGCGCGAAAGAGATAATGGCTGAAACAGGTATTGATATTACGGGCAATTATTTAAAATTTTTAGAAACACAGGTTTTAAACGCGAATTCTAAATAG
- the glyQ gene encoding glycine--tRNA ligase subunit alpha — MTQIKTFQDIILTLQTYWAKQGCVILQPLDMEVGAGTFHPATFLRAIGPEPWAAAYVQPSRRPTDGRYGENPNRVQHYYQFQVILKPSPLDIQEKYLDSLRALGVDPLVDDIRFVEDNWESPTLGAWGLGWEVWQNGMEVSQFTYFQQIGGLPCKPITGELTYGLERLAMFILGVDNLFELPWSITKEGIITYGDVFHQNEVEMSAYNFEHANIDILFQHFDYYEKEAEKLIDLKLPLPAYEMVIKASHVFNLLDARRAISVTERQRYILRVRQLSRAVAQIYYNAREALNFPMLKVNDGQ; from the coding sequence ATGACGCAGATTAAGACTTTTCAAGATATTATTTTGACCTTACAAACTTACTGGGCTAAACAAGGTTGTGTTATTTTACAACCACTCGATATGGAAGTAGGCGCTGGTACTTTCCATCCAGCAACATTTTTACGTGCCATTGGCCCTGAGCCCTGGGCGGCTGCGTATGTACAACCATCTCGTAGGCCAACAGATGGTCGTTATGGTGAAAATCCTAATCGGGTTCAACATTATTATCAATTTCAAGTTATTTTGAAGCCCTCACCCTTGGATATTCAAGAAAAGTATTTAGATTCGTTACGGGCTCTTGGCGTTGACCCCCTAGTCGATGATATTCGTTTTGTAGAAGATAACTGGGAGTCACCAACATTAGGTGCTTGGGGCCTTGGTTGGGAAGTCTGGCAAAATGGCATGGAAGTATCGCAGTTTACTTATTTTCAGCAAATAGGTGGTCTGCCTTGTAAGCCTATAACAGGTGAATTAACGTATGGTTTAGAACGTTTAGCAATGTTTATCTTAGGGGTTGATAATTTATTTGAATTACCTTGGAGTATTACTAAAGAAGGTATTATTACTTATGGTGATGTTTTTCATCAAAATGAAGTTGAGATGTCAGCTTATAACTTTGAACATGCAAATATTGATATTCTTTTTCAGCATTTTGATTACTATGAAAAAGAGGCAGAAAAACTAATTGATCTAAAATTACCCTTACCAGCGTACGAAATGGTAATTAAAGCCTCACATGTATTTAACCTTTTAGACGCCAGGCGTGCTATTTCAGTGACAGAAAGACAGCGCTATATCTTAAGAGTAAGGCAGCTTTCACGGGCTGTAGCCCAAATTTATTATAATGCGCGTGAAGCGTTAAATTTTCCTATGTTAAAGGTGAACGATGGTCAATGA
- the trmL gene encoding tRNA (uridine(34)/cytosine(34)/5-carboxymethylaminomethyluridine(34)-2'-O)-methyltransferase TrmL — protein sequence MLHIALYQPEIPPNTGNIIRLCANSGAKLHLIHPLGFTLDDKRMRRAGLDYHEWANIIHYDSEEIFIEQNKERRILACSTKGSQNYHTITYQDEDLLLFGPETRGLPKTMLERYLAIRIPMHENSRSLNLSNAVAIILFEAWRQLGFT from the coding sequence ATGCTACATATTGCTTTATATCAACCAGAGATTCCTCCTAATACTGGTAATATTATTCGCCTATGTGCCAACAGTGGCGCTAAGCTTCATTTAATTCATCCGCTAGGTTTTACACTTGATGATAAACGTATGCGGCGAGCGGGCCTAGATTATCACGAGTGGGCAAATATAATTCATTATGATAGTGAAGAAATTTTTATCGAGCAAAATAAAGAGCGGCGGATTTTGGCTTGCTCTACCAAAGGTAGCCAAAATTATCATACGATAACATATCAAGATGAAGATCTTTTACTATTTGGGCCAGAAACACGCGGCTTACCAAAGACCATGCTTGAGCGCTACCTAGCAATCCGTATTCCTATGCATGAAAATAGCCGTAGTTTAAATTTATCTAATGCTGTAGCAATTATCTTGTTTGAAGCATGGCGGCAATTAGGCTTTACTTAA
- a CDS encoding class I SAM-dependent methyltransferase gives MFSELAIGYESDEQKNEAILLASELNLPLSNEANKKIIVTAEKLVLHLEPFLPISCNFARNFWQKRHREGKNQGLFRACKPRPGMRIIDTTAGWGKDAAILASFGADVILLERNPIMGILLNDALKRQKDDPNPLKLHLIRQDAIDFLNNLEPLNYPDLIYIDPMHPSRQKAALVKKELQVLQQLIKPDIDALDLLRLARARCLQKVVVKWPKRVSPLLEPSSSINENTVRFDIYLPSIVRN, from the coding sequence ATGTTTAGTGAATTAGCGATAGGATATGAAAGTGATGAGCAAAAAAACGAAGCTATTTTATTAGCTAGTGAGTTAAATTTACCACTTAGTAATGAAGCGAACAAAAAAATTATAGTTACTGCTGAAAAATTAGTACTTCATCTTGAGCCTTTTTTACCAATATCTTGTAACTTCGCACGTAATTTCTGGCAAAAAAGGCACCGAGAGGGTAAAAATCAAGGATTATTTCGGGCATGTAAGCCTAGACCAGGTATGCGGATTATTGATACAACAGCAGGATGGGGGAAAGATGCAGCTATTTTAGCAAGCTTTGGCGCTGATGTTATTTTGTTAGAACGAAATCCTATTATGGGCATTTTACTCAATGATGCTTTAAAACGGCAAAAAGATGACCCAAATCCACTTAAACTTCATTTAATCAGGCAGGATGCAATAGATTTTTTAAATAACTTAGAGCCTTTAAATTATCCAGATTTAATTTATATTGATCCGATGCATCCATCACGTCAAAAAGCCGCGTTAGTTAAGAAAGAATTACAAGTCTTACAGCAATTAATTAAACCTGACATAGATGCACTAGATCTGTTGCGCCTAGCTAGAGCACGATGTTTGCAAAAGGTCGTTGTTAAATGGCCTAAACGGGTATCTCCTTTATTAGAACCTTCTTCTAGTATTAATGAAAATACTGTTCGATTTGATATTTACCTTCCCTCAATAGTAAGAAATTGA
- a CDS encoding cyclic nucleotide-binding domain-containing protein: MTLLRKVDIFKNLSDELLIEIAGRVTEEYARAGTTIVKKGELGDVLYIIVSGRVNVQNDHRVLTTLGDKEIFGELAVLSPQPRTESVTAAENCVLLKLKRYHLFEYMDLNLTISIIDALCQRIRAMAKQIDKLSKKNNQIA, encoded by the coding sequence ATGACTCTACTTCGTAAAGTAGATATTTTTAAAAATTTAAGCGATGAACTTTTAATTGAGATAGCTGGCCGTGTCACTGAAGAATATGCGAGAGCAGGTACAACTATTGTTAAAAAAGGTGAGTTAGGGGATGTGCTTTATATTATTGTTTCTGGTAGAGTGAATGTCCAAAACGATCATAGGGTACTGACAACACTCGGAGATAAAGAAATTTTTGGTGAGCTAGCTGTTTTATCACCTCAACCACGTACGGAATCAGTGACAGCCGCGGAAAATTGCGTATTATTAAAGCTGAAGCGCTATCATCTATTTGAATATATGGATTTAAATTTAACCATAAGTATTATTGATGCATTATGTCAACGAATCCGCGCCATGGCTAAACAAATCGACAAATTATCGAAAAAAAATAATCAAATTGCTTAA
- the gmhB gene encoding D-glycero-beta-D-manno-heptose 1,7-bisphosphate 7-phosphatase: MSVSNKIVLLDRDGIINYDSLQYIKSPDEFIPITENIVAVARLTAAGYRIGIATNQSGIARGLYTENDLVKIHTKMLATIERAGGKISAVEYCPHLPESGCECRKPMPGMLYALAKKLGCADLKNIPFVGDRISDIQAARAVGAQPIMILSSMTDKVALLNYVDVPVFNSLTEWVDSIMAKACHV; encoded by the coding sequence ATGTCGGTAAGCAATAAAATTGTGTTATTAGATCGCGATGGCATCATCAACTATGATTCATTACAATATATCAAATCACCTGATGAATTTATTCCCATAACAGAAAATATTGTAGCGGTTGCTCGGTTAACCGCTGCTGGTTATAGAATTGGTATCGCTACTAATCAATCAGGCATTGCGCGTGGACTTTATACTGAAAATGATTTAGTCAAAATTCATACCAAAATGCTTGCAACAATTGAACGAGCAGGTGGAAAAATTTCAGCAGTTGAATATTGCCCACATTTACCTGAATCAGGATGCGAATGTCGTAAACCTATGCCAGGTATGTTGTATGCACTAGCAAAAAAATTAGGTTGTGCGGATTTAAAAAATATTCCTTTTGTAGGTGATAGAATATCAGATATTCAAGCAGCCCGAGCAGTCGGTGCGCAACCAATTATGATTTTATCTTCAATGACTGATAAAGTAGCCTTATTAAATTATGTGGATGTTCCAGTATTTAACTCACTCACTGAGTGGGTAGATTCGATAATGGCAAAAGCCTGTCATGTTTAG